One stretch of Acropora muricata isolate sample 2 chromosome 12, ASM3666990v1, whole genome shotgun sequence DNA includes these proteins:
- the LOC136892410 gene encoding glycine, alanine and asparagine-rich protein-like isoform X2 produces MMRSRPISLFLVLGVTLLTGGSNGRPSQAFNNSSKKADDSEGGSGSDFDAGQNSKGSKDPYAAIAAGPDHPRLPPDLKISPGSEGEGPPVVPVGMSNEGKSGEDSNNAHAPTPEEPTKAPSQEEDKDEEPDNPMVKQMQEQAMSVIQEQMQNQFKAAMQAAKGMPGMGAMGGMGGMGGMGGMGGMGGMGGMGGMGGMGGMGAMQDSMGGMGGTGGIDMGGMEGMGGMGGMTGFGGMAGFGGMGDMGMAAMYDNHMMNGMDNAPSNAFQRDILRRNDELFGYPYYSRGFGQTLGSPIRPMDPMVDEPAVGRDTVPLGYEHREEMPYTMPFRRQHYFDNEGDFDDDPDIEDDDESRPYFYPGRERAALEEPMHDVLENEMDDGYDAPFDRKTKIAKLEKSKKKGKIGHTHQKKSTQRKGKARMASKKYVTEKREKTTGASTDAVTPEMYYNSAMKQMQQQAMSAIEKQMQNQFAAAWKNANGGGGGGMMGMGGMAGMNGMGNMGRVQGMNQMQGMPGNNGVMGQMQNMQGKPGRMGPMNDMMGGLGIGMGPMNDMSGQQGGMGQMDDVAGGAGGLGSMQDMPTGPVNDMPGGSEGMGPMGIDGGFGNGMNGEGGMGGMPEFQDPSNGAFRRNFNGKHKQKDNHKKAKITKAKKGSRKATKHH; encoded by the exons ATGATGAGAAGTCGGCCGATTTCTCTCTTCCTGGTTTTAGGAGTGACTTTGTTAACAG GTGGATCAAACGGTAGACCTTCACAAG CGTTTAACAACAGCAGCAAGAAGGCTGATGACTCTGAAGGCGGAAGCGGTTCTGATTTTGATGCAGGGCAAAACTCCAAAGGCAGCAAAGATCCTTATGCTGCTATAGCTGCTGGACCAGATCACCCCAGGCTACCCCCTGATCTCAAAATAAGCCCTGGAAGTGAAGGAGAAGGACCACCTGTTGTACCAGTGGGCATGAGTAACGAGGGGAAGAGTGGAGAAGACAGCAATAATGCGCATGCACCGACACCAGAAG AACCAACGAAAGCTCCGAGTCAGGAGGAAG ACAAAGATGAAGAGCCTGATAACCCCATGGTGAAGCAGATGCAAGAGCAAGCCATGTCCGTGATACAAGAACAGATGCAGAACCAATTCAAAGCTGCTATGCAAGCTGCCAAGGGAATGCCAGGGATGGGAGCCATGGGCGGAATGGGTGGAATGGGAGGAATGGGTGGTATGGGAGGAATGGGAGGTATGGGAGGAATGGGAGGTATGGGAGGTATGGGAGGAATGGGAGCAATGCAGGACAGTATGGGTGGTATGGGGGGTACAGGTGGAATAGATATGGGAGGAATGGAAGGCATGGGTGGAATGGGAGGCATGACTGGCTTTGGTGGAATGGCTGGATTTGGAGGAATGGGAGATATGGGAATGGCAGCTATGTATGATAACCATATGATGAATGGCATGGACAACGCACCAAGCAATGCCTTCCAAAGAGACATACTCAGACGCAATGATGAATTGTTCGGATATCCTTACTATTCCAGAGGATTTGGACAAACTCTAGGATCACCCATAAGGCCAATGGATCCTATGGTTGATGAGCCTGCAGTTGGTAGAGACACTGTACCGTTAGGATATGAGCATAGGGAAGAAATGCCTTATACCATGCCTTTCCGAAGGCAGCACTACTTTGATAATGAGGGGGACTTTGACGATGACCCTGATATAGAGGACGATGATGAATCGCGCCCATATTTTTACCCTGGTCGAGAAAGGGCTGCCCTTGAGGAGCCAATGCACGACGTCCTCGAGAATGAAATGGATGACGGTTATGATGCACCGTTTGATAGGAAAACCAAAATAGCAAAACTTgagaaatcgaaaaagaaaggaaagatcGGTCATACCCACCAGAAGAAAAGCacacaaagaaaaggaaaagctAGAATGGCATCAAAAAAATATGTTACTGAGAAGAGGGAAAAGACAACAG GTGCAAGCACTGATGCAGTCACGCCTGAGATGTATTACAATTCTGCAATGAAACAAATGCAACAACAAGCAATGTCGGCCATTGAAAAACAGATGCAAAATCAATTTGCGGCTGCCTGGAAAAATGCCAATGGAGGTGGTGGTGGAGGAATGATGGGGATGGGAGGAATGGCCGGAATGAATGGAATGGGAAATATGGGACGCGTGCAAGGGATGAATCAGATGCAAGGAATGCCGGGAAATAATGGAGTAATGGGTCAGATGCAAAATATGCAAGGTAAACCAGGAAGAATGGGTCCAATGAATGATATGATGGGTGGACTGGGGATTGGAATGGGACCAATGAATGATATGTCAGGACAACAAGGTGGAATGGGCCAGATGGATGACGTAGCGGGAGGAGCAGGTGGCCTGGGATCCATGCAGGATATGCCCACAGGGCCAGTGAATGATATGCCAGGTGGATCGGAAGGAATGGGCCCCATGGGAATAGATGGGGGTTTCGGTAATGGGATGAATGGGGAAGGGGGTATGGGAGGAATGCCGGAATTTCAAGATCCGAGTAATGGGGCTTTTAGGCGAAATTTCAATGGCAAACATAAACAAAAAGATAATCACAAGAAAGCTAAAATAACAAAGGCTAAAAAGGGATCAAGGAAGGCAACAAAACATCACTAG
- the LOC136892410 gene encoding glycine, alanine and asparagine-rich protein-like isoform X1, which produces MMRSRPISLFLVLGVTLLTGGSNGRPSQGCNNEVRSLSSKKAARDVGSHISHPAENTENVLKKSSLQEDDCQDDDKNTKDKNKIKRLQTSIHKNLLKLFHKLKQAKPSSMMPDRKEFTNFASQHSSDSKSDNQVSTGVPLSKVRDGIGNASQSQDMNSGSVSALNELNKVVDKVLPNVSTAFNNSSKKADDSEGGSGSDFDAGQNSKGSKDPYAAIAAGPDHPRLPPDLKISPGSEGEGPPVVPVGMSNEGKSGEDSNNAHAPTPEEPTKAPSQEEDKDEEPDNPMVKQMQEQAMSVIQEQMQNQFKAAMQAAKGMPGMGAMGGMGGMGGMGGMGGMGGMGGMGGMGGMGGMGAMQDSMGGMGGTGGIDMGGMEGMGGMGGMTGFGGMAGFGGMGDMGMAAMYDNHMMNGMDNAPSNAFQRDILRRNDELFGYPYYSRGFGQTLGSPIRPMDPMVDEPAVGRDTVPLGYEHREEMPYTMPFRRQHYFDNEGDFDDDPDIEDDDESRPYFYPGRERAALEEPMHDVLENEMDDGYDAPFDRKTKIAKLEKSKKKGKIGHTHQKKSTQRKGKARMASKKYVTEKREKTTGASTDAVTPEMYYNSAMKQMQQQAMSAIEKQMQNQFAAAWKNANGGGGGGMMGMGGMAGMNGMGNMGRVQGMNQMQGMPGNNGVMGQMQNMQGKPGRMGPMNDMMGGLGIGMGPMNDMSGQQGGMGQMDDVAGGAGGLGSMQDMPTGPVNDMPGGSEGMGPMGIDGGFGNGMNGEGGMGGMPEFQDPSNGAFRRNFNGKHKQKDNHKKAKITKAKKGSRKATKHH; this is translated from the exons ATGATGAGAAGTCGGCCGATTTCTCTCTTCCTGGTTTTAGGAGTGACTTTGTTAACAG GTGGATCAAACGGTAGACCTTCACAAG GTTGCAATAATGAAGTTCGTAGTTTGTCCTCAAAAAAGGCCGCTAGGGACGTCGGCTCGCACATATCTCATCCAGCTGAAAACACGGAGAATGTGTTGAAGAAGTCATCTTTACAAGAAGACGACTGTCAAGACGACGATAAAAACACAAAGGACAAAAACAAGATCAAACGCTTACAGACAAGCATTCACAAGAACTTATTAAAACTCTTTCATAAGCTAAAACAAGCCAAGCCTAGCAGTATGATGCCTGATCGAAAAGAGTTTACAAATTTTGCTTCACAACACAGCTCAGACAGTAAATCAGACAATCAGGTATCCACAGGGGTTCCACTAAGTAAAGTAAGAGATGGAATCGGAAATGCTTCCCAGTCTCAAGACATGAACAGTGGCAGTGTATCTGCACTCAATGAGCTTAATAAAGTGGTGGACAAAGTTCTCCCTAATGTATCTACAGCGTTTAACAACAGCAGCAAGAAGGCTGATGACTCTGAAGGCGGAAGCGGTTCTGATTTTGATGCAGGGCAAAACTCCAAAGGCAGCAAAGATCCTTATGCTGCTATAGCTGCTGGACCAGATCACCCCAGGCTACCCCCTGATCTCAAAATAAGCCCTGGAAGTGAAGGAGAAGGACCACCTGTTGTACCAGTGGGCATGAGTAACGAGGGGAAGAGTGGAGAAGACAGCAATAATGCGCATGCACCGACACCAGAAG AACCAACGAAAGCTCCGAGTCAGGAGGAAG ACAAAGATGAAGAGCCTGATAACCCCATGGTGAAGCAGATGCAAGAGCAAGCCATGTCCGTGATACAAGAACAGATGCAGAACCAATTCAAAGCTGCTATGCAAGCTGCCAAGGGAATGCCAGGGATGGGAGCCATGGGCGGAATGGGTGGAATGGGAGGAATGGGTGGTATGGGAGGAATGGGAGGTATGGGAGGAATGGGAGGTATGGGAGGTATGGGAGGAATGGGAGCAATGCAGGACAGTATGGGTGGTATGGGGGGTACAGGTGGAATAGATATGGGAGGAATGGAAGGCATGGGTGGAATGGGAGGCATGACTGGCTTTGGTGGAATGGCTGGATTTGGAGGAATGGGAGATATGGGAATGGCAGCTATGTATGATAACCATATGATGAATGGCATGGACAACGCACCAAGCAATGCCTTCCAAAGAGACATACTCAGACGCAATGATGAATTGTTCGGATATCCTTACTATTCCAGAGGATTTGGACAAACTCTAGGATCACCCATAAGGCCAATGGATCCTATGGTTGATGAGCCTGCAGTTGGTAGAGACACTGTACCGTTAGGATATGAGCATAGGGAAGAAATGCCTTATACCATGCCTTTCCGAAGGCAGCACTACTTTGATAATGAGGGGGACTTTGACGATGACCCTGATATAGAGGACGATGATGAATCGCGCCCATATTTTTACCCTGGTCGAGAAAGGGCTGCCCTTGAGGAGCCAATGCACGACGTCCTCGAGAATGAAATGGATGACGGTTATGATGCACCGTTTGATAGGAAAACCAAAATAGCAAAACTTgagaaatcgaaaaagaaaggaaagatcGGTCATACCCACCAGAAGAAAAGCacacaaagaaaaggaaaagctAGAATGGCATCAAAAAAATATGTTACTGAGAAGAGGGAAAAGACAACAG GTGCAAGCACTGATGCAGTCACGCCTGAGATGTATTACAATTCTGCAATGAAACAAATGCAACAACAAGCAATGTCGGCCATTGAAAAACAGATGCAAAATCAATTTGCGGCTGCCTGGAAAAATGCCAATGGAGGTGGTGGTGGAGGAATGATGGGGATGGGAGGAATGGCCGGAATGAATGGAATGGGAAATATGGGACGCGTGCAAGGGATGAATCAGATGCAAGGAATGCCGGGAAATAATGGAGTAATGGGTCAGATGCAAAATATGCAAGGTAAACCAGGAAGAATGGGTCCAATGAATGATATGATGGGTGGACTGGGGATTGGAATGGGACCAATGAATGATATGTCAGGACAACAAGGTGGAATGGGCCAGATGGATGACGTAGCGGGAGGAGCAGGTGGCCTGGGATCCATGCAGGATATGCCCACAGGGCCAGTGAATGATATGCCAGGTGGATCGGAAGGAATGGGCCCCATGGGAATAGATGGGGGTTTCGGTAATGGGATGAATGGGGAAGGGGGTATGGGAGGAATGCCGGAATTTCAAGATCCGAGTAATGGGGCTTTTAGGCGAAATTTCAATGGCAAACATAAACAAAAAGATAATCACAAGAAAGCTAAAATAACAAAGGCTAAAAAGGGATCAAGGAAGGCAACAAAACATCACTAG